The following are from one region of the Paenibacillus sp. JZ16 genome:
- a CDS encoding phage tail protein, producing the protein MADPFLGEIRLFAFNFAPDGWAFCDGQLLPIAQNTALFSLLGTTYGGNGTTHFALPDLRGRVAVHRGTNFPIGENGGEEFHTLTDAELPSHTHQAMGSANPANSVLPVDRTWALSDSLTYHEVTNSFMSPGAIAPTGGNQPHNNMQPYLVLNYCIAIEGIFPPIP; encoded by the coding sequence ATGGCAGATCCGTTCTTAGGTGAAATTCGCTTATTCGCTTTTAATTTTGCTCCCGATGGGTGGGCGTTTTGTGACGGGCAGTTATTGCCGATTGCTCAGAATACAGCCTTGTTTTCTCTGCTGGGGACAACGTACGGGGGGAACGGCACGACCCATTTTGCGCTCCCGGATTTAAGGGGGAGAGTTGCTGTTCATCGAGGCACCAACTTCCCGATAGGAGAGAATGGTGGAGAGGAGTTCCATACCCTAACGGACGCGGAGCTTCCCAGCCATACGCATCAAGCAATGGGAAGCGCCAATCCAGCTAATAGTGTGTTACCTGTGGATCGAACATGGGCGCTCTCTGACAGCTTGACGTATCACGAAGTCACTAATTCATTCATGAGCCCGGGCGCTATTGCTCCTACTGGAGGAAATCAACCGCATAATAACATGCAGCCTTATCTTGTTTTAAATTACTGCATTGCTATAGAAGGGATATTCCCTCCGATTCCATGA
- a CDS encoding GNAT family N-acetyltransferase, whose product MIDANEEDTAFLYELYRSTRLREVSSWGWGEQEMEVFLRMQFDLQQRSYALQFPQASHLILMNNQLQAGRVIVHETPAEIRLVDISILPEFGNQGIGTAALVHLQDMARTDSKSIRLHVISSNPAIALYERIGFRIRGGDDVYVHMEWSASTERTGGNI is encoded by the coding sequence ATGATTGATGCTAACGAGGAAGATACAGCGTTTTTATATGAGCTGTACCGCAGCACACGCCTTAGAGAAGTTTCCTCCTGGGGATGGGGAGAACAGGAAATGGAGGTGTTTCTGCGCATGCAGTTTGATCTCCAGCAGCGCTCCTATGCACTGCAGTTCCCTCAAGCATCGCACCTGATTCTTATGAATAACCAGCTACAGGCTGGGCGAGTCATTGTACATGAAACACCTGCCGAAATTCGCCTGGTCGACATCTCGATTTTGCCTGAATTCGGGAATCAGGGTATAGGAACGGCAGCCCTGGTTCATTTACAGGATATGGCCAGGACAGACTCGAAGTCCATCCGTCTCCATGTTATCAGCTCAAATCCAGCTATAGCATTATATGAACGCATAGGATTCCGGATAAGAGGGGGAGATGATGTTTATGTACACATGGAGTGGAGCGCTTCGACAGAGAGGACAGGAGGTAACATATAA